CCGGACGCGACCCGAAGCTCGGCTACGACAACTTCGATCGGAATCTCACCGACGAGCAGCGTGCGGCATACATCGCCGACGGACGTAAGCCGGTAGTTCGCCTTCGGATGCCTGATCACGACCTGACGTGGAACGACCTCGTTCGCGGCGAGACCACGTTCAAGGCCGGAACGGTGCCGGACTTCGCGTTGACGCGCGGCAACGGCATTCCTCTCTACACTCTGGTCAATCCGGTCGACGATGCGCTGATGAAGATCACGCACGTTCTGCGCGGTGAGGACCTCCTTTCGTCCACGCCGAGGCAGTTGGCTCTGTACGAGGCGATGATCCGGATCGGTGTTGCGGACTTCACACCGTCCTTCGGTCACCTTCCCTTCGTGATGGGCCAGGGCAACAAGAAGCTCTCCAAGCGTGACCCCGAATCCAACCTGTTCATTCACCGTGACCGCGGGTTCATCCCCGAGGGACTGTTGAACTACTTGGCTCTGCTCGGCTGGAGCATTGCCGACGATCACGACGTGTTCTCGCTCGACGAGATGGTCGCGGCGTTCGACATCTCCAAGGTCAATTCCAACCCGGCGCGGTTCGACCAGAAGAAGGCAGACGCGATCAACGCCGAGCACATTCGTTTGCTCGAGCCGGCTGACTTCGCGTCCCGCCTGAAGTCGTTCCTGGTGGAGCACGGCCACATCAGCGCTGACGTGGACGAAGCGACGTTCACCGTTGCTGCGGACCTCGTGCAGACTCGCATCGTCGTTCTGTCCGACGCGTGGGATCTGCTGAAGTTCCTGTTCGTCGACGAGGCGTCGTTCGCGCTCGATCCGGCTGCTGCGGCCAAGAACCTGAAGGAAGATGCGGGTCCGGTTCTGGATGCGTCGCTTGCAGCGCTCGACGCTACGACGGAGTGGACGGCGGCAAGTATCGAGGAAGCCCTCAAGAAGGCTCTCATCGAGGATCTGGAGCTCAAGCCGCGTAAGGCCTTCGCTCCGGTGCGGGTGGCAATTACGGGCTCTCACATCAGCCCTCCGCTGTACGAGTCGATGGAATTGCTCGGTCGCGACGTCTCGCTTGCCCGATTGCGGGCCGGTAGGGCAGCGGTAACTGCTTAGTTTGGGTGCTCGCCGGCCGAAAATGAAGCAAAAAGGTGCCGTGACCATACGATTTGGTATTTGGGGCAGGGGTACTGGTAATCTTCTTTTCGGCCGGAGACGAGCCGCCAAGCATTACAGCGAAGCGGAACGAGCAAGGCCGAGCAAGACCTTTGGGGTATGGTGTAATTGGCAACACAGCGGTTTCTGGTACCGCCATTCTAGGTTCGAGTCCTGGTACCCCAGCGAAAATCCGGTCGATTTTGCAGCCGGACTCAGACAAGCTAAGCTTGCTGAGCTTCCAGAGAACAGCCCGAAAGGGAAGTTCTTGAAGTGCAAAAAATAGAACATGCTTAAAGCGTGTCCTGGCCCCGTCGTCTAGCGGCCTAGGACGCCGCCCTCTC
The nucleotide sequence above comes from Rhodococcus sp. KBS0724. Encoded proteins:
- the gltX gene encoding glutamate--tRNA ligase, which translates into the protein MTNSEVRVRFCPSPTGTPHVGLVRTALFNWAFARHHGGTFVFRIEDTDAQRDSEESYQAILDALRWLGLTWDEGPEVGGPHAPYRQSERRDLHLDVVAKLLAAGEAYESYSTNDEVEARHKAAGRDPKLGYDNFDRNLTDEQRAAYIADGRKPVVRLRMPDHDLTWNDLVRGETTFKAGTVPDFALTRGNGIPLYTLVNPVDDALMKITHVLRGEDLLSSTPRQLALYEAMIRIGVADFTPSFGHLPFVMGQGNKKLSKRDPESNLFIHRDRGFIPEGLLNYLALLGWSIADDHDVFSLDEMVAAFDISKVNSNPARFDQKKADAINAEHIRLLEPADFASRLKSFLVEHGHISADVDEATFTVAADLVQTRIVVLSDAWDLLKFLFVDEASFALDPAAAAKNLKEDAGPVLDASLAALDATTEWTAASIEEALKKALIEDLELKPRKAFAPVRVAITGSHISPPLYESMELLGRDVSLARLRAGRAAVTA